The Candidatus Neomarinimicrobiota bacterium sequence CGATAGTGAAGGATGTCATACACGCCTTACTAGGGTCAGCACCAAAGTGATCTGTGGCCGCGGTGTTATTCAGCTTGCCGTAAAGGTCGTGCAAAGCGAGATCAAAGGCAGCTTCCAGTGACCGCATACCATTAGCCTTAGGAAGTGCGGCATCCAGCCAGTCATCGAGAGAATCGTTCACCGACAACTCATCAAACGAAAGTGAATTGAGATGCTTAACAATTATTAGTGCATCTTCATCATAGCGGTCTGACGGGGCCGCCTCACCAACGCCCGTAAAACCATCTTTTGTGAAGTAAACCAGTACTACATCCACCATATCCTCAGAGCCCCGGGCTATTGTAAAGCGGTGCTTTAACTCAAGTCTGTATGTGGAGTAATGGAAATTCATCCAAGCTTTGATAAAAGGCCATCAATAACTTGATCCCCACCGAATCGAACCAGGTCCACAGCAGGAATTCCATATTTGTCACTGTAGTTTTGAATTGTGGTTTTGGCCTGATCTTCGCTCTCAGTATGTGTGATAAGGCTAAGTCCCATGACCTCGCACGGTTTGAATATTTGGACGAGACGGACATAAATATCCATCACCTCTTTGAAGTCTGCCATAGGATGTTCAAATGTATCAATATCCCTAGCCGGCTCATGACACATCAAAAGCATATCCGGCATGGTGCCGTGCAAAAGTCCCAGCGTAACGCCGGAATAGGCCATGTGAGAAATGCTACCCTGCCCTTCCACAACAATGAGATCCACATCATCCCCTACACGGTCAATTTCAGCCTCAATTGAACCAGCCTCAAAATCACTCACGATGGCATCCACCGCAACACCGAATCCGCCTAGAAGTATCCCCGTCTGTCCGGTTCCTACAAAGGCAACTTTCTTTCCCTTCTCTTCTAATTGCCGCTTCAACTCCCATGCCGCCGTCATTTTACCGGTGTCACAATCGTCCCCGACTGTCAAAAGGGTGGGTGTTTTTCGAGTGCGCCAAGTTCCTTCTGAGAACGGCAGTGGCGACGGCGGTTTCCTTAAATCGGTGATGCTGACACCATGTTTATCAGCCAGCGGAGCAAACTCTTCATCCTCAGAAAGGAAAGCATGTAAACCGCAAATCACATTAATCCCGCTTTCAATGGACTCACGCACGCATTGTCGCATGTTGTCTGGCAAAAAACCACCTTGAGTAGCGACCCCCACTACAAGCGTGTCGGGATTGAAATCCATCGCCTCTTCGAATGAACCCACAACAGGCGTATCGCCGCCCAGTTTTATGACCTCATTCGTCGTTTTCCCGGCGTTCTCTGAATCTATACAGCAGACCACTTCCTCAGGCCTGTATCGCAACAGAGCATTGGCAGTTTTGGCATAGAGAAAATCAAACCTGCCTTCTACAAGTGCAGCATACCGTTTCACGGTAATCTCCCGGTTAAAAACATATTAATCTATCTTCCCACTGTCTCACACGGACATGATGGTAATAAGGCAGGGAGAGATGAGCAACAGAAATCATGCCTGCACCCAAAATTCCTTTTTCCATTCAGGTTTCAAGATGCGATAGATACCGACTGTCAAAAGTGGAATAATGTAAACTACGATCATTCCGTAGGACATGGCTGCGTACCCTTTTGCAATGAGATCAACGATACCGATCCTCGC is a genomic window containing:
- a CDS encoding DUF1611 domain-containing protein produces the protein MTVKRYAALVEGRFDFLYAKTANALLRYRPEEVVCCIDSENAGKTTNEVIKLGGDTPVVGSFEEAMDFNPDTLVVGVATQGGFLPDNMRQCVRESIESGINVICGLHAFLSEDEEFAPLADKHGVSITDLRKPPSPLPFSEGTWRTRKTPTLLTVGDDCDTGKMTAAWELKRQLEEKGKKVAFVGTGQTGILLGGFGVAVDAIVSDFEAGSIEAEIDRVGDDVDLIVVEGQGSISHMAYSGVTLGLLHGTMPDMLLMCHEPARDIDTFEHPMADFKEVMDIYVRLVQIFKPCEVMGLSLITHTESEDQAKTTIQNYSDKYGIPAVDLVRFGGDQVIDGLLSKLG